The genome window TGTTGGCCATCAAGGGCCGGAGCGCGGCCGAAGAGGTCAAGTCGGCCGCCAAGGTCCTGAAGAAGCACAAGGGGTCCACCCCGGTCATAGAGACCGTGGGCGAGGATCTGCTGGCCGAGCCCACCACGGTGGTACGGGTGCGTGTGGGCTCCTCACGCTGACCAGTAGGCTGGAGTGGCTGGATGCCACGGCCGAAGGTTCGTTTCGCCGTCTATCAACCTCGGGAGGTTGTTCTCATTGACCAATGAGTCGGAAGTTTCACGGGAAACCGTCAGCACCGTGGACTCGTCCGTGGCGGATGACATCGAGACGCCCTTGGCGCGTGAGCTGGCCCAGGAGAACCGTCGACGGGACAAGCTGAAGGGCCGGAGATTGCCCACCCCGACTGAGACGCGCATCGTCACCGTGTCGAACCAGAAGGGCGGGGTCGGCAAGACCACGACGACGGTCAACCTCTCGGCAGCCCTGGCGCGTGCTGGCATGCAGGTCCTGGTCGTGGACATCGATCCCCAGGGGAACGCCTCCACCGCGCTGGCCATCCCCCACAACTCGGACGTGGACAGTGTCTACGACGTCCTCATCGACGAACTGCCCATGGCCGATGTGGTCAAGCCCTGCCCTGACGTGGATGGGCTGGTGGTGGCTCCGGCAACGATCGACCTGGCCGGAGCGGAGATCGAACTGGTCTCCCTCGTCGCCCGTGAACAACGCCTGTCTCGTGCGCTGAACGAGTACTTCACCTACCGGGAGAAGCAGGGTCTCCCTCGGATCGACTATGTCTTCATCGATTGTCCTCCGAGCCTCGGCCTCCTCACCGTCAACGCCTTCGTGGCCGCGAGCGAAGTTCTCATCCCCATTCAGACCGAGTACTACGCACTCGAGGGGCTCTCCCAGCTGCTGAACAACATTCAGATGATCCAGAAGCACCTGAATTCGTCGCTCAAGGTGTCCACGATTATCTTGACCATGTACGACGGGCGCACCAACTTGGCGACCCAGGTGGCTGACGAGGTGCGTGAGCATTTTCCGGCCGAGGTGTTGAATACCGTGATCCCGCGCAATGTGCGGATCTCCGAGGCTCCGAGCTTCCAGCAGACAGTGCTCACCTATGATCCTCAGTCCACCGGTGCCCTGTCCTACCGGGAGGCGGCTGTGGAGATCGCTGATCGTGGTCACGCGGCCGGCATCTGATCCAGTCATCCAGGCGCGCTCTGTTAACTAAATCAACCGCTTCTGGTTGTAACCGACGCCTTGGGCGCAGGTGGGCGCTTTCGCGGGGAGTTCCTCCCGCTGACCATGTCTGGAGCGGACGTGTTCGGTCGTGTTTCACGTGAAACTGGGCAATCCCGACGTTGATTGAACACCACCATTGGACGGTGCAACTGGGGTTCTACCGCGGCTCCTCCTTCGTATTGCCCCTTAGAGACGCTGCGGCCCGGCATAGGCAAGGCCGCCGGTTGCCTTCGGTGGTTGCTCGAGTACTCCGCATGCCCCAATGAGGCCCATCTCGCGGGTGGTGGTGGCGTCGGCGGACAACTGTACGTTCAGTGGCTTCGCTGTTTTGGCCCCGGTGCAGCGTTTCACGTGAAACAGGATGGCTCTCCACGGACGAAATGGTGCTAATTCACCCCGCGAAGCCGCCCAGAAGGCTTCCGAGGCGTATTCGCGGAGGAGGCGACATGGATTTGACCTCTGAAAGTCGGTGGATTGTCCCTTCGCTCCATGGAGTCACAACGAGGTCGGGAGGCTGTCCTGAAGGCAGCTCGTTTTCACAGCCTGTGGTTCCGAGAGCATCAGATACAGGTTCTCGTTCCACGTGAAACATGCTCCTCTCTGACTGAGGTGCTACTCATGGTCGTTCGGCCGAGTGGTGAGGCCTGATTGACGGAGTCGTACCCGTTGTTTGAGGATAATTCCTACTTGGGAGAACTGCCCTCCCTTCACGCTTGAACGCTGTCTGACGGCGGTATTGATCGGCCCCAGGCCAAGCGTTGGGAGCGTGTGCGCATCAACCAGCCGGGAAGGCGCAGACGCTGGGACCGGACTGTGGGATCGAGGTTTCACGTGAAACGAATCAGGGGAACGGCGGTGTGTGAAGGTATCGACATGTTTCACGTGCACCCTGGACGCAGACAAGACTGGCCTGTCTTGTATCGTTTCACGTGGAACGTACTACCTCAGTCATTCGACAGACCCACAGGAGGCCTAAGACTGTGACGGATGGGGTAAGGCACCCATCACGAAGGTCTTCCCTTCAGTTCGAGCGACTACCCGCCGCCTGTGGGACCAAACTGAATTGTCGCCGGCGATGCATGAGCTGGACGTGTGTACCGCATGTCGTTGTTATGAGATGGTGCAGTGGTTGTCATCGATCGGCGCCTCGGCGTCTCGGTGGCGCGGTGTCTCTGTCTCTTCGCTTCTCTTCGCCTCCATGGTTCCTCCATGTGGCGTCTGCTCGCTGTCATAACGGCCGGCACACGCCTAGTTGACTGGGCTCGACCGCGCCTCGACATGGTCAGCGAGCTGCCACAGCGGAGTCGCAGGCTG of Citricoccus sp. K5 contains these proteins:
- a CDS encoding ParA family protein, which gives rise to MDSSVADDIETPLARELAQENRRRDKLKGRRLPTPTETRIVTVSNQKGGVGKTTTTVNLSAALARAGMQVLVVDIDPQGNASTALAIPHNSDVDSVYDVLIDELPMADVVKPCPDVDGLVVAPATIDLAGAEIELVSLVAREQRLSRALNEYFTYREKQGLPRIDYVFIDCPPSLGLLTVNAFVAASEVLIPIQTEYYALEGLSQLLNNIQMIQKHLNSSLKVSTIILTMYDGRTNLATQVADEVREHFPAEVLNTVIPRNVRISEAPSFQQTVLTYDPQSTGALSYREAAVEIADRGHAAGI